A genomic stretch from Pararhizobium sp. IMCC21322 includes:
- a CDS encoding metalloregulator ArsR/SmtB family transcription factor, with translation MREPKTIGLDQLVEALRGAGETTRLRLLALLQSGDLTVKDLTQILGQSQPRVSRHLKLLVEAELIERFPEGSWVYYRPSKSAVGLTTQTLLETLNPSDGVLQRDQERLAEVKSRNAESAARYFAQSAQHWDKIRSHHISEQAVEKALLELVGEKPFGTLLDVGTGTGRMLELLQNHYADGVGIDSSLEMLAVARANLDASGTSHAQVRFGDIFNLPVARNTFDVAVVHQVLHFLDDPGRAIKEIAQALRPGGRLLIVDFAPHELEFLRNEHAHRRLGFDEAQIANWVDEIGLDLISTTHLAPEKPRAEALTVNIWLAQDPRILMAGDTANALSTINPETV, from the coding sequence ATGCGGGAACCGAAAACAATTGGGTTGGATCAACTGGTGGAAGCGCTGCGCGGCGCTGGCGAAACCACACGATTGCGTCTGTTAGCCCTGCTGCAAAGCGGTGATCTGACGGTCAAGGATTTGACGCAGATTCTCGGTCAGTCCCAGCCTCGGGTGTCTCGTCATTTGAAGCTGCTGGTGGAAGCCGAATTAATCGAACGCTTCCCCGAAGGCTCCTGGGTCTATTACCGCCCGTCAAAAAGCGCTGTTGGCCTGACCACACAAACCTTGCTGGAGACGCTCAACCCTTCAGACGGTGTTCTGCAACGGGATCAGGAGCGGTTAGCCGAAGTCAAATCCCGCAATGCGGAAAGTGCGGCACGCTATTTTGCCCAAAGTGCGCAACACTGGGACAAGATCAGAAGTCATCACATATCAGAGCAAGCTGTTGAAAAAGCCTTGCTGGAGCTTGTCGGCGAAAAACCGTTTGGTACGCTTTTGGATGTGGGAACCGGCACCGGTCGTATGCTGGAACTCCTGCAAAATCATTATGCCGATGGCGTTGGCATTGATTCCAGTCTGGAAATGCTGGCCGTCGCGCGCGCCAATCTGGACGCCAGTGGCACATCCCATGCGCAGGTCCGTTTTGGCGATATTTTCAACCTGCCCGTAGCCCGCAACACATTTGATGTTGCAGTGGTCCATCAGGTTCTTCACTTCCTTGATGATCCAGGACGGGCTATAAAGGAAATTGCACAGGCATTGCGTCCGGGTGGACGCCTGCTGATTGTTGATTTCGCGCCGCATGAACTTGAATTCCTGCGCAACGAGCACGCCCACCGCAGGCTTGGGTTTGACGAAGCGCAAATCGCAAATTGGGTCGATGAGATCGGTCTTGATCTTATCTCAACGACGCATCTGGCCCCTGAAAAGCCACGTGCCGAAGCCTTGACTGTCAATATCTGGCTTGCGCAGGATCCACGTATTCTAATGGCCGGTGACACAGCCAATGCCCTATCAACCATCAATCCGGAAACAGTCTGA
- the metF gene encoding methylenetetrahydrofolate reductase [NAD(P)H], protein MSIVANLRSHQKRAKRISFEFFPPKSDAGEKQVWSAINRLSLFGPSFVSVTYGAGGSTRERTHRTVAELAKNASMRPAAHLTCVDATRDEVDAVVDGYAKAGVKHIVALRGDVQNGESHFVPHPQGYQNAADLVGGISKRGDFEISVAAYPERHPDSPSWDHELDNLKRKVDAGANRAITQFFFDNDLFEAFVERARAAGISIPIVPGLLPVYKFSQTRSFAERCGANVPYWLKLAFNGLDDDLDTQRLVSTAILAEQVFDLAERGFEDVHFYTLNRSEIVFAVCHLMGLGPELQAVETDTQAA, encoded by the coding sequence ATGTCCATTGTAGCAAACCTTCGATCCCATCAGAAACGCGCCAAACGCATTTCATTCGAGTTTTTCCCGCCCAAATCGGATGCAGGTGAAAAACAGGTCTGGTCGGCAATCAACCGGTTGAGCCTGTTTGGCCCATCCTTTGTGTCCGTCACATATGGTGCCGGTGGCAGCACCAGAGAGCGCACACACCGCACAGTTGCTGAACTCGCGAAAAACGCATCCATGCGCCCTGCTGCACATTTGACCTGTGTCGATGCGACGAGAGACGAAGTCGATGCCGTGGTGGATGGCTACGCCAAAGCTGGTGTGAAACACATTGTTGCCTTGCGCGGAGATGTACAAAACGGTGAAAGCCATTTCGTCCCCCACCCGCAAGGATACCAGAACGCGGCTGATCTGGTGGGAGGCATCTCGAAACGTGGTGATTTTGAAATTTCAGTCGCCGCCTATCCTGAACGCCACCCGGACAGCCCTAGCTGGGACCATGAGCTGGACAATCTGAAACGGAAGGTTGATGCAGGGGCTAACCGCGCCATTACGCAATTCTTCTTCGACAATGATCTGTTTGAAGCCTTTGTCGAGCGGGCGCGGGCAGCGGGAATTTCAATTCCAATCGTCCCGGGTTTGCTCCCGGTCTATAAATTCTCACAAACCCGCTCTTTTGCAGAGCGTTGCGGCGCTAACGTACCGTATTGGCTAAAACTTGCCTTCAATGGTCTGGATGATGATCTGGACACACAAAGACTGGTCTCTACCGCTATCCTTGCCGAGCAGGTTTTTGATCTGGCCGAACGCGGTTTCGAGGATGTGCATTTCTACACATTGAACCGCTCGGAAATCGTGTTTGCGGTGTGTCATTTGATGGGCCTTGGCCCGGAACTTCAGGCCGTGGAAACCGATACTCAGGCGGCCTGA
- the lanM gene encoding type 2 lanthipeptide synthetase LanM: MTSQSNAENVSFAECERHASWEVFFDDAFASSSAQERYSLPGEGREFAHVAWPLIELSAKPIGQKITELWRLEIIAPENISSIYAAMVATLWESIFSKVSRCIVMEYAAAQSTGLLDTDSGSDSYAMFAECLQDTEFSEALLKRNPHLCELTSVICQNWRSASLEFLEHLHADWGTLKHHFSCAPDDKITSIQSSLGDTHRHGRSVKIVEFSSGQKLVYKPRSLAVEVHYGRFASWFNTAAGEEMIRYVDALNMETRGWCEHIDHLPVSDADGLADYFKRLGALMAVARVLGLTDLHSENLIAQGDWPVIIDLETLFHPLAGDLRPDDTQPPASKALRKIHDKSVAATGLLPIRKALSNAPDKAINLAGMSDTAGQKTPFEVPMWHNAGSDEMRLVEEHQTLTGDANVPVLDGQRISPERYLAQVMEGFRKAYAILEDNRETLLAATGPLADFGDDPIRVVIRATQTYLFLLADGSHPDLLESREKKESWFSNALKEANQSHILTTLRQSEMAALWRNDVPYLETTVNSQDIMTCDGQLMEQILPRTGLAITQEIIAELGPEDLHRQCWLTEVALTTADHPKGFPIASTNSHSSGKLPQNGVQEAALAIAHRAAMDICEHAIITDGHATWMTVQEGSGGALTAQLAGLDLYSGLPGIALFLSRAGRVLDDAHIQTVAKAAACELLSALSLQKNTEMTVGGFSGTGGLFFALHILANEHPELECAKASQQILSNITTVGLSAASLELVDGLAGLLLGAGHIQSSGPLQRSICYEIINRLEQAIENRGSVHQLFAATGMAHGVEGLQFALARSSQNNDHELKVLCANALGLLKEHVPAAPEFELKNIQEAPIAWCNGLTGNLFANDVSGQEHAETIARELTARLEAQDYSDDSLCHGAMGALQALQHMVPALPDGNAGEIGRLTEIVLTRLMKNGAQCGTINGVFSPGLMDGMAGIGMAALGIANQQPTSVIPLMSYNSAPRATSRAIRP, translated from the coding sequence ATGACCTCCCAAAGCAATGCTGAGAATGTGAGTTTCGCAGAATGTGAACGACACGCATCATGGGAAGTTTTTTTTGACGATGCATTTGCCAGCTCATCTGCGCAGGAACGCTATTCGCTACCTGGGGAAGGACGTGAATTCGCCCACGTTGCATGGCCGCTCATTGAGCTGTCGGCAAAACCAATCGGTCAAAAAATCACAGAACTTTGGCGACTCGAGATTATTGCCCCCGAAAACATAAGCTCCATTTACGCTGCGATGGTCGCCACCCTTTGGGAGAGTATTTTTTCCAAGGTGTCGCGTTGTATTGTCATGGAATATGCCGCCGCGCAATCCACTGGCCTGCTTGATACAGACAGCGGCAGTGACAGCTACGCGATGTTTGCTGAATGCCTTCAGGATACGGAGTTTTCTGAAGCGCTCTTGAAACGCAATCCCCACCTGTGTGAATTGACGAGTGTCATATGCCAGAATTGGCGTTCCGCTTCATTGGAGTTTCTTGAGCATCTACATGCTGATTGGGGCACTCTCAAGCACCATTTCTCCTGTGCGCCTGACGATAAAATCACGTCCATCCAATCCTCATTGGGCGATACGCACCGCCACGGACGATCTGTTAAGATTGTTGAATTCAGCAGCGGGCAGAAACTGGTCTATAAGCCACGCAGCCTGGCAGTTGAGGTGCATTACGGGCGTTTTGCATCCTGGTTCAACACCGCTGCTGGCGAAGAAATGATACGCTATGTTGATGCGTTGAATATGGAGACACGCGGCTGGTGCGAACACATTGATCATCTGCCTGTTTCAGATGCAGATGGTCTTGCAGACTACTTCAAGCGGCTTGGGGCATTAATGGCCGTAGCGCGCGTGCTGGGGCTAACCGACCTGCACAGTGAAAACCTGATTGCACAGGGCGATTGGCCCGTCATCATTGATCTTGAGACCCTGTTTCACCCGTTGGCTGGAGACCTGCGTCCGGATGACACCCAACCACCCGCCTCAAAAGCTCTGCGCAAAATCCATGACAAATCTGTTGCCGCAACAGGGCTCCTACCCATTCGCAAGGCCTTGTCGAATGCGCCTGACAAAGCAATCAATCTGGCTGGAATGTCCGACACGGCAGGCCAGAAGACACCATTTGAGGTGCCAATGTGGCACAATGCCGGATCCGATGAGATGCGGCTGGTGGAAGAGCATCAAACACTGACAGGCGACGCCAATGTCCCGGTGCTGGATGGTCAGAGAATCTCTCCCGAGCGGTATTTGGCACAGGTAATGGAGGGCTTTCGTAAAGCATATGCCATTCTTGAAGATAATCGGGAGACGCTGCTGGCAGCAACAGGCCCGCTTGCAGACTTTGGTGACGACCCGATACGCGTCGTCATTCGTGCAACCCAAACCTATTTGTTCCTGTTGGCTGACGGATCACATCCTGATCTTCTGGAAAGTCGGGAAAAGAAGGAGAGCTGGTTCAGTAATGCGCTAAAGGAAGCAAACCAGTCTCATATTCTGACAACACTGCGCCAGTCTGAAATGGCCGCCCTTTGGCGCAATGACGTTCCCTATCTTGAAACAACGGTGAACAGCCAGGATATCATGACATGCGACGGTCAGTTGATGGAACAAATTTTGCCACGGACGGGCCTGGCAATCACCCAAGAGATTATTGCCGAATTGGGTCCTGAAGATCTGCACCGCCAATGCTGGTTGACAGAAGTCGCATTGACGACGGCGGATCACCCGAAAGGGTTCCCGATTGCATCTACGAACAGCCACTCCTCCGGAAAGCTGCCTCAAAACGGCGTTCAAGAAGCTGCATTGGCGATCGCGCATCGCGCCGCAATGGATATTTGCGAGCACGCGATTATCACAGATGGACATGCAACATGGATGACTGTGCAGGAAGGGAGCGGTGGCGCTTTAACAGCCCAGTTAGCCGGTCTTGATCTGTATAGCGGCCTGCCGGGCATTGCTCTGTTTCTATCACGTGCCGGCCGCGTGCTTGATGATGCGCATATTCAGACAGTTGCGAAGGCAGCAGCATGTGAGCTTCTGTCTGCACTCTCCTTGCAAAAAAACACCGAGATGACAGTTGGCGGTTTTTCCGGAACCGGAGGCTTGTTTTTTGCGCTTCACATTTTGGCCAATGAACACCCCGAGCTTGAGTGCGCTAAAGCCAGTCAGCAGATATTGTCGAACATCACCACCGTGGGGCTTTCTGCAGCATCTTTGGAATTGGTTGACGGTCTGGCAGGGCTGCTGCTCGGAGCCGGGCATATTCAATCCAGTGGCCCACTTCAAAGATCGATCTGCTACGAGATAATAAACAGGCTTGAGCAGGCGATTGAGAACAGGGGGTCAGTTCATCAGCTATTTGCCGCCACAGGAATGGCACATGGTGTTGAAGGTTTGCAATTCGCATTGGCCCGATCAAGCCAAAATAACGACCACGAATTAAAGGTATTATGCGCTAACGCTCTTGGTCTGCTCAAGGAGCATGTACCAGCCGCGCCCGAATTTGAACTGAAAAACATCCAGGAAGCGCCAATTGCATGGTGCAACGGTCTCACCGGAAATCTGTTCGCAAATGATGTAAGCGGGCAGGAACACGCGGAAACAATCGCTCGGGAACTGACTGCAAGACTGGAAGCGCAAGACTACTCAGATGACAGCCTGTGTCACGGTGCGATGGGCGCCCTTCAGGCACTACAGCATATGGTGCCCGCTCTGCCGGACGGCAATGCAGGCGAAATCGGAAGGCTGACAGAAATCGTCCTGACACGGTTGATGAAGAATGGCGCACAATGCGGCACCATCAATGGCGTTTTTTCCCCTGGCCTGATGGACGGCATGGCAGGCATCGGCATGGCAGCGTTGGGTATTGCAAACCAGCAGCCAACATCAGTGATACCACTCATGTCATACAATTCCGCGCCAAGAGCAACCAGCCGAGCGATAAGGCCATGA
- a CDS encoding hybrid sensor histidine kinase/response regulator, which produces MTEYGKKAASIRFSPQLPKKIFLLSQADRPAEIKLALLESAVFDGWIGMLININTAIFVGLIAVTAGFGPIASLTFLTVQIIFTIIGTVILLFLQIRQQSNRAVQSNIAERLIIFADLLVMFGWGFCILLFMSPLIYERMLLIIVLTTAAGIGSATLNSRLLPALILGRIILFLPSIAYCFWEQPPFWGLLICTLLFATIVSIGIGYAIHIQHLNEANLAYKLRETSVLLEQQSFALERSLSQENQAQERVLKETKLRESFLHSISHDLSQPLSALGLHLNNLAHQRLPRVADASTAAAQQCLRSAKGLIESVSQLAWIKENLPAPKLESTDIHALISRLVDELRPVVEDAGLQLTYVPTSVFVRADPEFLERVLRNLAYNAVQYTAKGRISIGVRRRPGGLAEIIVADTGLGISPGEQQHIFNAFYQIDDLRVRQSGNVGLGLSIVSDLVSAMHGRITLQSHEGKGSRFGVVLPLAADTSQLQRQESEGSAAVTNSASLTKQRILLVEDSLQYQTSIAAMIQSLGYNVEIIGDRSEIMGVSDDQLKNCDFLIVDFDLGGGLTAFDFLARSSSNLMPKCVIISQYANPDMILHIKDQGGRFLKKPFMSEDLAMALRVVEKSWQRNDDSTVS; this is translated from the coding sequence ATGACTGAATACGGCAAAAAAGCAGCGTCCATACGGTTTTCTCCGCAACTTCCCAAGAAGATATTTCTTCTCAGCCAGGCAGACCGTCCTGCTGAAATTAAACTGGCGCTACTTGAATCAGCGGTTTTTGACGGTTGGATAGGTATGTTGATTAACATCAACACGGCCATATTTGTCGGGTTGATTGCCGTCACCGCAGGATTTGGCCCAATAGCTTCACTGACATTTTTGACCGTGCAAATCATATTCACGATTATCGGCACCGTCATTTTGCTGTTCCTGCAAATTCGGCAGCAATCCAATCGTGCGGTTCAATCAAATATCGCGGAGCGGCTGATCATCTTTGCAGATTTGCTTGTGATGTTCGGTTGGGGATTTTGCATATTGTTGTTCATGTCGCCGCTGATCTATGAGCGCATGCTTCTGATCATAGTCTTGACGACGGCTGCGGGCATCGGCTCAGCGACTTTGAATTCGCGGCTTCTGCCTGCATTGATTCTGGGCCGCATCATTCTTTTTCTGCCCAGCATTGCGTATTGTTTCTGGGAGCAGCCCCCGTTCTGGGGCCTTCTGATTTGCACCTTGCTGTTTGCAACAATTGTTTCGATCGGCATTGGCTACGCCATCCACATTCAGCACCTCAACGAAGCCAATCTTGCCTACAAATTGCGGGAAACCAGCGTGTTGCTTGAGCAACAATCATTCGCATTGGAGCGTTCGCTTTCCCAGGAAAATCAAGCGCAGGAGCGCGTGCTTAAGGAGACAAAACTTCGGGAAAGCTTTTTGCACTCGATCAGCCATGATCTCAGCCAGCCATTGAGTGCCCTTGGTCTCCACCTCAACAATCTGGCACATCAGCGCCTGCCAAGGGTTGCCGACGCTTCGACTGCTGCTGCCCAGCAGTGCCTGCGTTCGGCAAAGGGTCTTATTGAAAGCGTTTCGCAGTTGGCGTGGATCAAGGAAAACCTGCCTGCCCCGAAGCTTGAGAGTACAGATATTCATGCTCTGATCAGCAGGCTTGTGGACGAGTTGCGTCCGGTTGTCGAAGATGCAGGGTTGCAACTGACATATGTGCCCACATCGGTATTCGTGCGCGCTGATCCGGAGTTCCTGGAGCGGGTTCTGCGCAATCTCGCTTACAATGCGGTTCAATATACAGCCAAAGGGCGGATTTCAATTGGTGTCCGGCGACGCCCGGGAGGATTGGCTGAGATCATCGTCGCCGATACTGGACTGGGTATATCGCCCGGTGAGCAACAACACATATTCAACGCATTCTATCAAATCGATGATCTCAGGGTGCGCCAATCCGGCAATGTCGGGCTGGGGCTTTCCATCGTCAGCGACTTGGTGAGCGCAATGCATGGCCGAATAACGCTTCAAAGCCACGAGGGCAAAGGCTCCCGATTTGGCGTTGTACTGCCTCTAGCTGCAGACACATCACAACTCCAGAGACAGGAATCCGAGGGTTCAGCAGCCGTCACAAACAGCGCCAGTTTGACCAAACAGCGTATATTGCTGGTAGAAGATAGCCTGCAGTATCAAACCAGCATCGCGGCCATGATTCAAAGTCTTGGTTACAACGTCGAAATCATTGGCGATCGATCTGAGATCATGGGCGTTTCGGATGACCAGCTGAAAAACTGTGATTTTCTGATTGTGGATTTTGATTTGGGTGGGGGCCTGACAGCTTTTGATTTCCTGGCCCGGAGCTCCTCAAATCTGATGCCAAAATGTGTGATCATTTCGCAATATGCCAATCCAGACATGATACTTCACATCAAGGACCAGGGCGGGCGCTTTCTAAAGAAGCCATTTATGTCGGAAGACCTGGCAATGGCCTTGCGTGTTGTTGAAAAAAGCTGGCAACGAAACGACGACAGCACTGTCAGCTAA
- a CDS encoding response regulator transcription factor, with amino-acid sequence MKSVFVLDDHKLFLTGLKLLLGSISDEIDCKAFDEAGELLKALQDSANSPDLVIMDFYVPGCNVPDLIAQLSGDLPACKILIVSASINPSDESQSLDAGADLFLSKAVDPLVLVDAVSSLLNGKIPANVTPATTLLAKRFELTPRQLEILVLVSKGLSNKEVARLLTISPETTKSHLRDIYRRFDVANRIEAIDFARSHGLS; translated from the coding sequence ATGAAATCCGTCTTTGTGCTCGATGACCACAAGCTGTTTTTGACGGGACTAAAGCTCTTGCTGGGCTCAATTAGCGATGAAATTGACTGCAAGGCTTTTGATGAAGCTGGCGAGTTATTGAAGGCGTTGCAGGATTCTGCGAACAGCCCCGATCTTGTCATCATGGATTTCTATGTTCCGGGATGCAATGTGCCGGACCTCATAGCGCAGTTATCCGGCGATCTGCCAGCCTGCAAAATACTCATTGTGAGCGCCTCTATCAATCCATCTGACGAGAGTCAGTCCCTGGATGCAGGTGCAGATCTTTTTCTTAGCAAAGCAGTGGATCCACTCGTTCTGGTCGATGCTGTTTCATCGCTTTTGAACGGCAAGATTCCAGCCAATGTGACGCCTGCCACCACCTTGTTGGCGAAACGGTTTGAACTGACGCCCCGGCAACTGGAGATTCTCGTTCTCGTGTCAAAGGGCCTGTCAAACAAGGAAGTCGCAAGGCTGTTGACAATCTCACCGGAAACAACAAAGTCCCATCTGCGAGATATCTATCGAAGGTTCGATGTCGCAAACCGTATTGAAGCGATAGATTTTGCGCGTTCGCACGGGCTTAGCTGA
- a CDS encoding FMN-dependent NADH-azoreductase: MKNTILEVNASARHEGSVSRQLVSELVQSFGETTATQIIRRDVASGIAIVNDDWIAASQTPKEARTKQHVSALDMSDALIEEIRQADTLVIGVPIYNFGIPASLKAWIDQICRAGETFSYTENGPVGLLYGKRAYLIITSGGVVSGSDLDFATNYMKHVLGFIGIHDVEIIAADRLMFESEEKISAVRKTIQSIAA; the protein is encoded by the coding sequence ATGAAAAACACGATTTTGGAAGTCAACGCCTCTGCCCGCCATGAAGGATCAGTCAGCAGACAACTCGTTTCAGAGTTGGTACAGTCTTTTGGTGAAACGACTGCTACACAAATCATTCGCCGCGACGTTGCATCCGGCATCGCAATCGTAAATGATGACTGGATTGCAGCCAGCCAAACACCAAAGGAAGCGCGCACGAAGCAGCATGTTTCGGCGCTGGATATGTCAGATGCACTCATTGAGGAGATCAGGCAGGCTGATACATTGGTGATTGGTGTTCCGATATATAATTTTGGAATTCCGGCCAGTCTCAAAGCTTGGATTGATCAGATTTGCCGTGCCGGAGAGACCTTTTCCTACACCGAGAATGGGCCTGTTGGCCTGCTATACGGCAAACGCGCCTATTTGATCATAACATCAGGTGGTGTGGTCAGTGGATCTGATCTGGATTTTGCTACAAATTACATGAAGCATGTTCTTGGGTTCATTGGCATACACGATGTGGAAATCATCGCCGCAGATCGCCTGATGTTCGAGAGTGAAGAAAAAATCTCTGCTGTTCGAAAGACAATCCAAAGCATTGCCGCCTGA
- a CDS encoding amidase codes for MLTKFQPNQTYSLTALNGHRSNGRATESDIQDLIAQGAASIAEKDPDIKAFTSQIPLADVGRNFDLPLLGLPVGAKDIINTSELPTQHGSTIYEGHQPRADAAIVRLVKRAGGQVAHKTVTTEFAFLQPNKTRNPQNLNHTPGGSSSGSAAAVASGMLPFAIGTQTGGSIIRPAAYCGTFGFKPSFDALPTVGTKTFSWSLDTLGLYAPSVPDMHLFWSALMQSAEPLRTPDKPLNLGILQPNVWGEASADAQEAIAKATEAWVSKGVNATTIAWTDLYSQAFDAHKTIHDYEGCRALAWEMDVHPDKLSPVLMECLSEGRFVTRTAYLEAQQIAERARRALARTQDTVDVIITPSAPDVAPETLNSTGTSIFNRFLTLMGVPCIHLPAYQTESALPIGFQLVGKSGQEDRLLSAADYLWRAL; via the coding sequence ATGCTTACGAAGTTCCAACCCAATCAGACATACTCGCTGACTGCATTGAACGGCCATCGTTCAAATGGTCGTGCTACCGAATCCGATATTCAGGATTTGATCGCACAAGGTGCGGCTTCTATTGCTGAAAAAGACCCGGATATCAAGGCTTTTACCTCGCAAATTCCGCTTGCCGATGTGGGCCGCAATTTTGATTTGCCTTTGTTGGGTCTGCCGGTTGGTGCGAAGGACATTATCAATACATCAGAATTGCCAACACAACATGGGTCCACCATTTATGAAGGGCATCAACCGCGTGCAGATGCGGCCATTGTGCGTCTTGTGAAACGCGCTGGCGGGCAGGTAGCACATAAGACGGTCACCACTGAATTTGCCTTTCTGCAACCAAACAAAACCCGTAACCCCCAAAATCTCAATCATACTCCCGGGGGCTCGTCTTCCGGGTCTGCCGCTGCAGTGGCGTCAGGCATGTTGCCATTTGCAATTGGTACGCAAACTGGTGGTTCCATTATCCGCCCTGCAGCCTATTGCGGCACTTTCGGCTTTAAACCAAGCTTTGATGCATTACCAACAGTGGGCACCAAAACGTTTTCGTGGAGCCTGGATACCCTTGGCCTTTATGCGCCTTCGGTGCCTGATATGCATCTCTTCTGGTCCGCGCTCATGCAGTCAGCAGAGCCATTGAGAACACCGGATAAACCGCTGAATCTGGGCATTTTACAGCCAAATGTTTGGGGTGAGGCATCGGCTGATGCTCAAGAAGCTATTGCAAAAGCGACCGAAGCCTGGGTTTCGAAAGGTGTCAACGCCACAACAATTGCCTGGACGGATTTGTACAGCCAGGCATTTGATGCCCATAAGACCATTCATGATTACGAAGGTTGCCGGGCGCTTGCCTGGGAAATGGATGTGCATCCTGACAAGCTCAGCCCGGTCCTCATGGAATGTTTGAGTGAGGGCCGTTTTGTCACCCGAACCGCATATCTGGAGGCACAGCAGATTGCAGAGCGCGCGCGTCGGGCACTTGCGAGAACACAGGACACAGTGGATGTGATCATTACGCCCTCTGCTCCAGATGTTGCGCCTGAAACCCTGAACAGCACAGGTACATCCATATTCAATCGATTTTTGACGCTGATGGGCGTGCCCTGCATTCATCTGCCAGCTTATCAAACCGAATCAGCACTGCCGATTGGTTTTCAACTCGTGGGCAAATCGGGCCAGGAAGACAGATTATTAAGCGCGGCTGACTATCTTTGGCGGGCTTTGTGA
- a CDS encoding extensin family protein yields the protein MQKKTALTRLLLTAILLSSAIVIVDEPAAVAQQTGERGNSVIGIFKRLKGEINGVRGQRPKSQQKAAAAKRPSVSARISGPVPRPRPNLGSRTRAKLNANPSSNLSQVSKTRKSGNSLGQRLSALAFAPQRPPQPLTGVKPKAKTVAPAPRKKIRRKPLERLAAVRPVLPKRTNKTRVAAPLVLTKVSSSALRSSCPKRQLVGLAGIRAPQTVKLYPQANVQRTVGLATAKWVETVVQPAARKHFGSNIAQLRVAASFACRSRNGVKGAKLSEHGYGNAIDISVFTLANGKKIKVASGWNGKRAERRFLREVNAGACQYFTTVLGPNADRYHLDHFHLDLGKHGKSGTYRLCK from the coding sequence ATGCAAAAGAAGACGGCCCTCACACGACTGCTGCTGACCGCAATCCTGCTATCCTCTGCAATCGTGATCGTGGATGAACCAGCGGCTGTCGCTCAGCAGACTGGCGAGCGCGGCAACTCTGTGATTGGCATCTTCAAACGCTTGAAGGGAGAGATCAATGGAGTCCGCGGCCAGAGGCCAAAAAGCCAACAAAAAGCCGCAGCGGCAAAAAGACCTTCAGTCAGCGCTCGCATTTCCGGTCCCGTCCCCCGTCCCCGCCCCAATCTGGGATCACGTACACGGGCTAAACTAAACGCCAATCCAAGCTCAAATTTAAGCCAGGTCTCCAAAACCAGGAAATCTGGAAACAGTCTTGGCCAACGACTTTCTGCACTTGCCTTTGCGCCCCAACGTCCGCCTCAACCTCTGACGGGGGTCAAACCAAAAGCAAAAACAGTCGCTCCGGCACCGCGCAAAAAAATTCGCAGAAAACCATTGGAAAGACTTGCGGCGGTCAGGCCCGTTCTGCCGAAAAGAACCAACAAAACAAGAGTGGCTGCACCACTGGTTTTGACAAAAGTTTCGTCATCCGCACTGCGCAGTTCTTGCCCCAAACGGCAATTGGTTGGATTAGCCGGCATCCGTGCTCCTCAAACTGTTAAGCTCTATCCTCAGGCGAATGTTCAGCGAACTGTTGGGCTGGCGACTGCAAAGTGGGTGGAGACCGTTGTTCAACCGGCAGCCAGAAAGCATTTTGGCAGTAACATTGCGCAATTGCGTGTTGCGGCCTCGTTTGCATGCCGCAGCCGCAATGGTGTGAAAGGCGCAAAACTATCCGAACATGGTTACGGCAATGCAATTGACATAAGCGTCTTCACGCTAGCCAACGGCAAAAAAATCAAAGTTGCCAGCGGTTGGAATGGAAAGCGGGCAGAACGTCGGTTCCTAAGGGAAGTCAATGCTGGCGCTTGCCAATATTTCACCACGGTTCTGGGGCCGAACGCGGATCGTTATCATCTAGACCATTTTCACCTGGACCTCGGCAAACATGGCAAATCTGGCACCTACCGACTGTGCAAGTAG